One window from the genome of Hippoglossus hippoglossus isolate fHipHip1 chromosome 6, fHipHip1.pri, whole genome shotgun sequence encodes:
- the fan1 gene encoding fanconi-associated nuclease 1, whose translation MTDRANKDKPRRSLSLSKSKKKGNVSAGTPARAASSMTPITSFFNSQPPSKLACPLCGQLVPRFRINEHIDLQCQNFDRGDSCATSASNNVVPSTQLSPRRNPAKSPELDRNKGEEVKETNTSPYFKKDHFQQAPREINSKTVVRTIDLGSLSAKISKKCLDPPERTQTDGEPLEKERDPPETLSSSQKENVLSQSLEDNKDSVKVIDQMTETCDETPTAVAYLSCSEKGHTLKQKETMKLPKPETSQKLVTPKLQVSSSKLAKRKKTTSTGKVSAFTKKAKMDKSRESDEVLSSEIKAEKTDTDQDQTVVPSTTSDPPLSSEEICDLTAALINSDSLPEFAQQTISDQAVESLHPPHLPYYLRNFRTVLEAVLENEDDRALFNQEDMSLVHAFEKLTVMGQKLYVRLFQRKLKWLQVNKLDYEQICSELGPVAEELVQSGFLQSENDLEDLGEALDLLPAPELKALAKSFHLGSSGTQKQQLVDGLLNLSKKKSIFSLSPAQNIRAVILKKAKQLAGSCVRLCRDPRAVFSRILLLFSLTDTMDEEETAAGGQSQLFTILLVNSGRLAFPDYTMQRNTKVFLDREDLIRYEVSMRSLQEVNTAMQAGQWEGALEIYTVAKSAWQELKKNHDFSHQEELPVFLRSFTTGWSYTRILSRGVEILQRLRQYEEAVEELQSLLSQSVYCPDSRGRWWDRLALNLHLHLKKPEQAIGAIRDGLTDTLVRTGPKLSLHQRAVRMKDSASFKKYRLQLGDLPTIQVQDVKHVTIRGQLFPHEGGMGKSRFLLHANGEGEDSSDATVICSVEELCLAHYRQKGFDQGIHGEGSTFSTLFALLLWDVIFMEGIPDVFRNPYQTCPLDLYTDCFYENRKEGIDSCVQLLSEASVETLHSMLEDVWTSQEGKVCSLVSWELFSSLQHAQSLVSCLGGAFLGGVTARMSQDYRHCRAGLPDLVVWNTSENTYKLVEVKGPTDRLSQKQQIWLDELQKLGADVEVCHVEACGARGARLE comes from the exons ATGACCGACAGAGCCAACAAGGACAAGCCCAGGAGAAGTCTGTCATTGTCCAAGAGCAAGAAGAAAGGTAATGTCTCAGCTGGGACTCCTGCCCgtgctgcctcctccatgacTCCGATCACCTCATTCTTCAACAGCCAGCCTCCCTCCAAGCTGGCCTGTCCCCTGTGTGGCCAACTGGTACCAAGATTCAGGATCAATGAGCACATCGATTTGCAATGTCAGAACTTTGACAGAGGAGACAGCTGTGCCACCTCAGCAAGTAATAATGTTGTGCCAAGCACCCAGCTGTCACCCAGAAGGAATCCTGCAAAGTCCCCAGAGCTGGATCGAAACAAGGGAGAGGAGGTCAAAGAGACCAACACCAGCCCTTACTTCAAAAAGGATCACTTTCAGCAGGCTCCACGTGAGATAAACAGTAAAACTGTGGTCAGGACGATTGACCTGGGAAGTCTCTCCGCCAAGATATCTAAAAAGTGTCTGGACCCACCTGAGAGGACACAAACGGATGGTGAACCACTGGAAAAGGAGAGAGACCCTCCTGAGACTCTGAGCAGCTCgcagaaagaaaatgtcctgagtCAGAGTTTAGAGGACAACAAAGATAGTGTGAAAGTCATTGACCAGATGACAGAAACCTGCGATGAGACTCCAACAGCAGTGGCATATCTATCCTGTTCAGAAAAAGGACATACTCTTAAACAGAAAGAAACTATGAAACTTCCCAAACCAGAAACTTCCCAAAAACTAGTCACTCCAAAGTTGCAGGTTTCTTCCTCCAAACTcgcaaagaggaaaaaaacaacttccacTGGCAAGGTGTCCGCTTTCACTAAGAAAGCAAAAATGGACAAGAGCAGGGAGTCAGATGAGGTGTTGTCTAGTGAAATAAAAGCTGAGAAAACTGATACAGACCAAGATCAAACTGTCGTGCCTTCCACAACGTCTGACCCCCCTCTGAGTTCAGAGGAGATTTGTGATTTAACTGCTGCACTCATTAATAGTGATTCCCTGCCAGAGTTTGCTCAGCAGACCATCAGCGACCAAGCTGTCGAGAGCCTTCATCCACCCCATCTTCCATACTACCTCCGTAACTTCAGAACTGTACTAGAGGCGGTGCTGGAGAATGAAGACGATAGAGCGTTGTTCAACCAGGAAGATATGTCACTCGTACACGCATTTGAGAAGCTAACAG TCATGGGGCAGAAGCTGTATGTGAGGCTCTTTCAGAGGAAGCTGAAGTGGCTTCAAGTTAATAAACTGGATTATGAGCAGATATGCAGTGAACTGGGACCAGTTGCTGAGGAGCTGGTTCAAAGTGGTTTTCTGCAGTCAG agAATGATCTTGAGGACCTCGGAGAAGCGCTGGATCTGCTGCCTGCTCCTGAACTCAAAGCTCTGGCTAAGAGCTTCCATCTGGGCAGTTCTGGGACTCAGAAACAGCAGCTTGTGGACGGGCTGCTTAATctgagcaaaaaaaaatcaatcttcTCTCTGAGCCCTGCTCAAAACATCAGGGCTGTCATCCTCAAAAA GGCGAAACAGCTCGCAGGTtcctgtgtgcgtctgtgtcgTGATCCTCGCGCTGTTTTCTCCCGCATCCTTCTGCTCTTCTCTCTGACGGACACcatggatgaggaggagacggcagctGGCGGGCAGAGCCAGCTTTTTACCATCCTGCTCGTCAACTCAGGACGTCTGGCCTTCCCAGACTACACAATGCAACGTAACACCAAGGTCTTCCTGGACAGAGAGGACCTGATTAG ATATGAAGTATCCATGCGATCCCTGCAAGAGGTAAACACAGCGATGCAGGCAGGTCAGTGGGAAGGGGCCCTAGAGATTTACACTGTTGCCAAAAGTGCCTGGCAGGAGCTGAAGAAAAACCATGACTTCAG TCATCAGGAAGAGTTGCCTGTGTTCCTGCGCAGCTTCACTACAGGATGGTCTTACACTCGGATCTTATCCAGAGGGGTGGAGATCTTGCAGCGGCTACGTCAATATGAG GAAGCAGTAGAGGAGCTGCAGTCCTTACTGTCGCAGTCTGTTTACTGTCCTGACAGCCGAGGGCGATGGTGGGACCGACTGGCGTTAAACCTTCACCTGCACCTCAAGAAACCTGAGCAG GCAATTGGTGCTATTAGAGATGGGCTGACCGACACTCTGGTACGAACAGGACCTAAACTCTCCCTGCATCAGAGAGCCGTTCGGATGAAAGACTCTGCCAGCTTCAAGAAGTATCGCCTGCAACTCGGAGATTTACCCACTATTCAAGTGCAAGATGTCAAACAT GTTACAATCCGAGGACAGCTGTTTCCTCATGAGGGAGGCATGGGCAAATCTAGGTTTCTTTTACATGCAAATGGTGAGGGGGAAGACAGCAGCGATGCCACAGTGATATGTTCTGTGGAAGAGCTGTGTTTAGCACATTACCGCCAAAAAGGATTTGACCAAG GGATCCATGGTGAGGGTTCGACTTTCTCTACATTGTTTGCTCTTTTGCTGTGGGACGTAATTTTTATGGAAGGAATTCCAGATGTTTTTCGAAACCCTTACCAG ACATGTCCACTGGATCTTTACACCGACTGTTTCTATgagaacaggaaggaggggATCGATTCTTGTGTTCAGTTACTCAGTGAGGCGTCGGTGGAGACGCTGCATAGCATGTTGGAGGATGTCTGGACCTCACAGGAGGGTAAAGTGTGTTCCTTGGTCAGCTGGGAGCTATTCTCATCTCTTCAACATGCACAG TCCCTGGTGTCTTGCCTTGGTGGAGCCTTCTTAGGAGGAGTAACAGCACGAATGTCACAAGACTACAGACACTGTCGCGCAGGTTTGCCTGATCTGGTGGTGTGGAACACCTCAGAAAACACCTACAAG ctggtggaggtgaaggGGCCCACTGACCGGCTGTCCCAGAAACAACAGATCTggctggatgagctgcagaaacTGGGGGCCGATGTAGAAGTGTGTCACGTGGAAGCTTGTGGAGCCCGAGGAGCTCGcctggaataa
- the LOC117763810 gene encoding aquaporin-9-like → MAIPLKRIMRQRCALKHGILKEFLAEFLGTFVLVLFGCGSVAQTVLSRNTLGEPLTVHIGFSVGLMMAAYVSGGVSGGHVNPAVSLAMVILGKLKIWKFPFYVIAQFLGAFAGAAAVFGLYYDAFMDFTSGILSVTGINATGHIFASYPARHLSVLGGFIDQVVGTGMLVLCILAIIDGGNIGAPKGVEPLAIGLVIMAIGVSMGLNCGYPLNPARDLGPRLFTAMAGWGMEVFSTADYWWWIPVAGPMVGGVVAAIIYYLLIELHHPREEPEKPHEEEEEEEEDEEDDDSSLKDKYEMITMS, encoded by the exons ATGGCAATACCACTCAAGAGAATCATGAGGCAACGCTGTGCTCTCAAACACGGAATACTCAAGGAATTCCTGGCAGAATTCCTGGGGACGTTTGTCTTGGTC TTGTTCGGCTGTGGCTCAGTCGCTCAGACCGTCCTCAGTCGGAACACCCTGGGCGAACCTCTCACCGTCCACATCGGCTTCTCTGTGGGACTGATGATGGCAGCGTATGTGTCCGGGGGAGTGTCAG GGGGCCACGTGAACCCCGCCGTCTCTCTGGCCATGGTGATTCTGGGCAAACTGAAGATTTGGAAATTTCCCTTCTACGTCATCGCTCAGTTTCTCGGTGCCTTTGCCGGAGCTGCTGCAGTCTTTGGATTATACTATG ATGCTTTCATGGACTTCACCAGCGGGATTCTGTCAGTGACTGGAATCAATGCAACAGGCCACATCTTTGCTTCCTACCCAGCGAGACACCTGTCAGTCCTCGGGGGCTTCATCGACCAG GTGGTGGGGACAGGGATGCTGGTTTTGTGTATCCTCGCCATCATCGATGGTGGGAACATCGGAGCTCCTAAAGGCGTGGAGCCGCTGGCCATCGGACTCGTCATCATGGCCATCGGGGTGTCCATGGGACTGAACTGCGGATACCCCCTGAACCCCGCCAGAGACCTGGGACCCCGGCTGTTCACGGCCATGGCTGGATGGGGGATGGAGGTTTTTAG CACTGCAGACTACTGGTGGTGGATCCCTGTGGCGGGGCCCATGGTCGGGGGAGTGGTCGCGGCCATCATCTACTACCTGCTCATCGAGCTGCACCACCCCCGCGAAGAGCCCGAGAAGCcccacgaggaggaggaggaggaggaggaagacgaggaggacgaCGACAGCAGTCTGAAGGACAAATATGAGATGATCACCATGAgctaa
- the LOC117763808 gene encoding disintegrin and metalloproteinase domain-containing protein 10-like — translation MDLSDMLLLKVCLCACLLNYTQGHYRNPLNKYIRHYEGLSYDTELVHSKHQRAKRALTHEDKFLHLDFHAHGRHFNLRMQRDTTLFSQDLKVDVSGEEIPYDTSHIYTGEIYGEKGTLTHGSIVDGKFEGFIQSYQGNYYVEPAERYLEGKDVPFHSVIYHEDDIHYPHKYGPEGGCADSSVFERMKKYQTSAIDEPPKELHTETGFNEPVLLRKRRMAQAEKNTCQLFIQTDHLFFKYYKTREAVIAQISSHVKAIDAIYQGTDFMGIRNISFMVKRIRINTTNVDRDRSNPFRFSNIGVEKFLELNSEQNHDDYCLAYVFTDRDFDDGVLGLAWVGAPSGSSGGICEKSKLYSDGKKKSLNTGIITVQNYASHVPPKVSHITFAHEVGHNFGSPHDSGSECTPGESKSQDKKEKGNYIMYARATSGDKLNNNKFSICSVRNISQVLDKKRSNCFVESGQPICGNGLVEPGEECDCGYSDQCKDQCCYDANQADNKKCKKKPNKVCSPSQGPCCTQECSYKGRNDKCREESECAHQGMCNGVSPQCPTSEPKANFTACHGETQVCLNGGCSGSICEKYGLEACTCASQDGKDETELCHVCCMEKMNPNTCSSTGSEKLARFFNKKVTTLPAGSPCNDFKGYCDVFMKCRLVDADGPLARLKKAIFNPELYENIAEWIVAHWWAVLLMGIALIMLMAGFIKICSVHTPSSNPKLPPPKPLPGTLKRRRAQQQANSQVQHQSQHAHQHAGHGAQRPPQRQPQRQAQPQRHHRQPRENYQMGQMRR, via the exons ATGGATTTATCAGACATGCTTCTTCTCAAAGTTTGCCTCTGCGCCTGCTTACTGAACTACACCCAAG GACACTACAGAAACCCCCTGAACAAGTACATCCGTCACTATGAAGGCCTGTCGTACGACACAGAGCTTGTGCACAGCAAGCATCAGAGGGCCAAGAGGGCGCTCACTCACGAAGACAAGTTCCTTCATTTAGATTTCCATGCCCATGGAAG GCATTTTAATTTACGGATGCAGAGGGACACCACCTTGTTTTCCCAAGATTTAAAGGTAGATGTTTCAGGAGAAGAGATTCCTTATGATACGTCTCATATCTACACTGGAGAAATCTACG GAGAGAAAGGTACCCTGACTCATGGCTCCATTGTGGATGGTAAGTTCGAGGGCTTCATTCAGAGCTACCAGGGCAACTACTACGTGGAGCCTGCAGAGAGATACTTGGAGGGCAAAGATGTGCCTTTCCACTCTGTCATTTACCACGAAGACGACATAC ACTACCCGCACAAGTACGGCCCAGAAGGAGGCTGTGCTGATAGCTCAGTCTttgagaggatgaagaagtaCCAAACATCTGCCATAGATGAGCCACCTAAG GAGCTCCACACTGAGACGGGTTTTAACGAACCTGTactgctgaggaagaggaggatggcgCAGGCTGAGAAAAACACCTGCCAGCTTTTCATTCAGACCGACCACCTCTTCTTCAAGTACTACAAGACCAGAGAGGCTGTCATTGCTCAG ATCTCCAGTCACGTCAAGGCCATTGATGCCATTTACCAGGGCACGGACTTTATGGGCATTCGCAACATCAGCTTCATGGTGAAAAGGATCAGG ATAAACACCACCAATGTCGATAGGGACAGGTCCAACCCATTCCGCTTTTCCAACATCGGTGTGGAGAAGTTCCTGGAGCTCAACTCTGAGCAGAACCATGACGACTACTGCCTCGCTTACGTTTTCACCGACAGAGACTTTGATGACGGAGTTCTGGGCCTGGCCTGGGTGGGAGCCCCCTCAG GGAGCTCTGGAGGCATCTGTGAAAAAAGCAAGCTCTACTCggatggaaaaaagaaatctctcAACACTGGTATAATCACTGTACAGAACTATGCCTCCCACGTACCTCCCAAAGTCTCCCATATCACTTTTGCGCATGAAGTAGGACACAACTTTGGCTCCCCG CACGACTCTGGATCTGAGTGTACCCCAGGGGAATCCAAGAGCCAAGACAAGAAGGAGAAGGGCAATTATATCATGTATGCAAGAGCCACATCAGGAGACAAGCTCAACAACAATAAGTTCTCCATCTGTAGCGTTCGCAACATCAGCCAGGTGCTGGATAAAAAGAGAAGCAACTGCTTTGTTG AGTCTGGTCAGCCCATCTGTGGTAACGGTCTGGTGGAGCCAGGAGAGGAGTGTGACTGCGGCTACAGTGATCAGTGCAAGGACCAGTGCTGCTACGATGCCAACCAGGCCGACAACaagaagtgcaaaaaaaagcCGAACAAAGTTTGCAG TCCCAGCCAAGGTCCTTGTTGTACGCAAGAGTGCTCTTACAAGGGTCGTAACGACAAGTGCAGAGAGGAGTCAGAGTGTGCTCACCAGGGCATGTGCAACGGAGTCAGTCCTCAGTGCCCCACGTCCGAGCCCAAAGCCAACTTCACCGCCTGCCACGGAGAGACACAAGTCTGCCTCAACGGG GGCTGCTCCGGTTCCATCTGTGAAAAGTATGGGCTCGAGGCGTGCACCTGTGCCAGCCAAGATGGCAAGGACGAAACGGAGCTCTGCCACGTGTGCTGCATGGAGAAGA TGAATCCTAACACGTGCAGCAGCACCGGATCGGAAAAACTGGCTCGTTTCTTCAATAAGAAAGTGACCACCCTTCCAGCCGGCTCGCCTTGCAACGACTTCAAGGGTTACTGTGACGTCTTCATGAAATGTCGTCTGGTGGATGCAGACGGGCCGCTCGCCAGGCTAAAGAAGGCCATCTTCAACCCTGAGCTCTATGAGAACATTGCAGAGTGGATTGTG GCTCATTGGTGGGCAGTGTTGTTGATGGGCATTGCCCTCATCATGCTCATGGCTGGATTTATTAAGATCTGCAGTGTGCACACACCGAGCAGTAACCCCAAACTCCCCCCTCCCAAACCACTTCCAG GCACTTTGAAGAGGCGGCGAGCGCAGCAGCAAGCTAACTCCCAGGTGCAGCACCAGTCTCAGCACGCCCACCAGCACGCCGGGCACGGGGCCCAGCGGCCGCCGCAGAGGCAGCCACAGCGACAGGCGCAGCCCCAGAGGCACCACCGTCAGCCCAGAGAGAACTATCAGATGGGCCAGATGAGACGCTGA